A portion of the Sabethes cyaneus chromosome 3, idSabCyanKW18_F2, whole genome shotgun sequence genome contains these proteins:
- the LOC128740354 gene encoding protein decapentaplegic-like, producing MQKHKRSQSHIDDRFKHHHRFRLVFNVTDIPLGEKLRAAELTLNRDAIDDQRYRSVQHQVLVYDIVRPGIKGKRAPTYLLIDSKTVKINETGPVSVDVLPAVDRWLRHPKQNHGLFIQVISKSKRKPQAVPQHEHVRLRRSTDESHDKWAKKQPLLFTYTDDGRHKQQRSIREADRYRRNRRRKNGNEACQRRPLYVDFSEVGWSDWIVAPPGYEAFVCEGECQFPIADHLNTTNHAIVQTLVNSISPSLAPKACCVPTQLSSISMLYLNEQNKVVLKNYQDMTAVGCGCR from the exons ATGCAAAAACACAAACGATCac AAAGCCATATAGACGATCGTTTCAAGCATCACCACCGCTTCCGGTTGGTGTTCAACGTGACGGACATCCCGCTGGGTGAAAAGCTGCGGGCGGCGGAACTCACACTGAACCGAGACGCCATCGACGATCAGCGATACCGGAGCGTGCAGCATCAGGTGCTGGTGTACGACATCGTGCGGCCTGGCATCAAGGGCAAGCGGGCCCCCACCTATTTGCTGATCGACAGCAAAACGGTCAAAATCAACGAAACCGGTCCCGTCAGTGTGGATGTGCTGCCAGCTGTTGACCGGTGGCTGCGACATCCGAAACAAAACCATGGACTCTTCATTCAGGttatcagcaaaagcaaacgGAAGCCTCAAGCTGTACCGCAGCACGAGCATGTCCGGTTGCGGCGGAGTACCGACGAAAGCCACGACAAATGGGCGAAGAAACAGCCGCTGCTGTTCACGTACACCGATGACGGACGCCACAAACAGCAGCGTTCGATCCGGGAAGCAGACCGTTACCGACGCAATCGGCGAAGGAAGAACGGTAACGAAGCCTGTCAGCGGCGGCCACTTTACGTAGACTTCAGTGAGGTTGGCTGGAGTGACTGGATTGTAGCTCCACCGGGATATGAAGCCTTCGTATGCGAAGGTGAATGCCAGTTCCCGATTGCCGATCATCTGAACACGACGAATCACGCGATCGTTCAAACGCTGGTCAACTCAATCAGTCCCAGCCTGGCACCGAAGGCCTGCTGCGTCCCCACTCAGCTGTCCTCCATCTCGATGCTGTATCTGAACGAGCAGAACAAAGTGGTCCTGAAGAACTATCAGGATATGACCGCAGTCGGATGTGGTTGTCGTTAA